A single region of the Triticum dicoccoides isolate Atlit2015 ecotype Zavitan chromosome 2B, WEW_v2.0, whole genome shotgun sequence genome encodes:
- the LOC119365495 gene encoding ubiquinol oxidase 1b, mitochondrial-like, with protein MSSRMAGATLLRHLGPRLFAAAEPASGLAASARGIMPAAARIFPARMASTEAAAPHAKQEDDAGTPQAAATPEQQSKKAVVSYWGIEPRKLVKEDGTEWPWFCFRPWDTYRPDTSIDVTKHHEPKALADKVAYFVVRSLRVPRDLFFQRRHASHALLLETVAAVPPMVGGVLLHLRSLRRFEHSGGWIRALMEEAENERMHLMTFMEVTQPRWWERALVLAAQGVFFNAYFVGYLISPKFAHRFVGYLEEEAVESYTEYLKDLEAGLIENTPAPAIAIDYWRLPADARLKDVVTAVRADEAHHRDANHYASDIHYQGMTLNQTPAPLGYH; from the coding sequence ATGAGCTCTCGGATGGCCGGAGCCACGCTGCTGCGCCACCTGGGCCCCCGCCTCTTTGCCGCCGCCGAGCCGGCCTCCGGGCTCGCCGCCAGCGCGAGGGGCATCATGCCCGCCGCCGCGAGGATCTTCCCCGCGCGGATGGCCAGCACCGAGGCCGCCGCCCCGCATGCCAAACAAGAAGATGATGCCGGAACACCCCAGGCGGCCGCGACTCCAGAGCAGCAGAGCAAGAAGGCCGTGGTGAGCTACTGGGGCATCGAGCCGCGGAAgctcgtcaaggaggacggcacggagtGGCCGTGGTTCTGCTTCAGGCCGTGGGACACgtaccggccggacacgtccatcgACGTCACCAAGCACCACGAGCCCAAGGCCCTGGCGGACAAGGTGGCCTACTTCGTGGTTCGGTCGCTGCGTGTGCCGCGGGACCTCTTCTTCCAGCGCCGGCACGCCAGCCACGCGCTGCTGCTGGAGACTGTGGCGGCGGTGCCGCCCATGGTGGGCGGCGTGCTGCTCCACCTGCGCTCGCTCCGCCGATTCGAGCACAGCGGCGGCTGGATCCGGGCGCTCATGGAGGAGGCCGAGAACGAGCGCATGCACCTCATGACCTTCATGGAGGTGACGCAGCCGCGCTGGTGGGAGCGCGCGCTCGTGCTCGCCGCGCAGGGCGTCTTCTTCAACGCCTACTTCGTCGGCTACCTCATCTCCCCCAAGTTCGCGCACCGCTTCGTCGGCTACCTCGAGGAGGAGGCCGTGGAGTCTTACACTGAGTACCTCAAGGACCTCGAAGCCGGCTTGATCGAGAACACGCCCGCGCCGGCCATCGCCATCGACTACTGGCGCCTCCCCGCCGACGCCAGGCTCAAAGACGTCGTCACCGCCGTGCGCGCCGACGAGGCGCATCACCGCGACGCCAACCACTACGCATCGGACATCCATTACCAGGGAATGACGCTGAATCAGACGCCTGCGCCGCTCGGGTACCACTGA